A genomic segment from Necator americanus strain Aroian chromosome III, whole genome shotgun sequence encodes:
- a CDS encoding hypothetical protein (NECATOR_CHRIII.G12261.T1): protein MVQRDSSIEQKPSDEMAGDSDANDEASVWWNTAKNDNAWWHSFARAIVTSGPILEWCQDLGVLEVTVYAFSIENFKRTSEEVDGLMKLAEEKFSRLLAEKVKLEEKQISFRFFGNIAMLSPRLRKLIAQIQLLTKDYNKGVVNVCMPYTSRDEIARGFELIRKGREKGLLEETQISEWLVSRCLDSRLGTYPDMLIRTSGEKRLSDFLLWQCSSSHIYFDDVLWPEFNYWHLCKAILSYQYHCSTIQEIQRRIEANEPSTEERLALEPFLEYVEELHNSALHDFACLEI from the exons ATGGTGCAGCGGGACAGTAGTATTGAGCAAAAACCAA GTGATGAAATGGCAGGAGACAGCGATGCGAACGACGAAGCATCTGTATGGTGGAACACAGCCAAAAATGATAACGCTTGGTGGCACTCATTCGCTAGGGCCATAGTAACTTCTGGACCT attttggAGTGGTGCCAGGATTTGGGCGTACTCGAAGTCACCGTCTATGCTTTTAGCATAGAGAATTTCAAGCGTACCTCTGAAGAAGTCGACGGTCTGATGAAGCTAGCTGAGGAGAAGTTTTCCAGGCTTCTTGCTGAGAA AGTAAAGCTTGAAGAGAAGCAGATTTCGTTCCGATTTTTTGGGAATATCGCTATGTTATCGCCGAGACTTCGAAAACTAATCGCCCAAATTCAACTTCTCACGAAAGACTACAATAA GGGAGTTGTCAATGTTTGTATGCCGTACACTTCAAGAGACGAGATTGCTCGAGGATTTGAGTTGATTCGAAAGGGCAGAGAGAAA GGTCTTCTTGAAGAAACCCAAATCTCAGAATGGCTTGTATCTCGGTGTTTAGATAGCCGATTAGGTACTTACCCTGACATGCTTATTCGAACTAGTGGAGAGAAGCGATTAAGTGATTTTCTTCTGTGGCAG TGTTCCTCGAGTCATATTTATTTCGATGACGTTTTATGGCCAGAATTCAACTATTGGCATCTGTGCAAAGCAATTCTTTCCTATCAGTACCACTGCAGCACCATACAG GAAATTCAACGAAGAATAGAGGCAAATGAACCTTCCACCGAAGAAAGACTAGCACTGGAACCATTCCTTGAGTATGTGGAAGAGTTGCACAATTCAGCGTTACATGATTTTGCATGTTTAGAAATATAG
- a CDS encoding hypothetical protein (NECATOR_CHRIII.G12261.T2) codes for MDGNRRFAKTHHLGHVINGHEKGFQQLAKILEWCQDLGVLEVTVYAFSIENFKRTSEEVDGLMKLAEEKFSRLLAEKVKLEEKQISFRFFGNIAMLSPRLRKLIAQIQLLTKDYNKGVVNVCMPYTSRDEIARGFELIRKGREKGLLEETQISEWLVSRCLDSRLGTYPDMLIRTSGEKRLSDFLLWQCSSSHIYFDDVLWPEFNYWHLCKAILSYQYHCSTIQEIQRRIEANEPSTEERLALEPFLEYVEELHNSALHDFACLEI; via the exons ATGGATGGGAATCGTCGATTTGCAAAGACCCATCATCTTGGACATGTCATTAATGGGCATGAAAAAGGATTTCAACAGCTCGCAAAG attttggAGTGGTGCCAGGATTTGGGCGTACTCGAAGTCACCGTCTATGCTTTTAGCATAGAGAATTTCAAGCGTACCTCTGAAGAAGTCGACGGTCTGATGAAGCTAGCTGAGGAGAAGTTTTCCAGGCTTCTTGCTGAGAA AGTAAAGCTTGAAGAGAAGCAGATTTCGTTCCGATTTTTTGGGAATATCGCTATGTTATCGCCGAGACTTCGAAAACTAATCGCCCAAATTCAACTTCTCACGAAAGACTACAATAA GGGAGTTGTCAATGTTTGTATGCCGTACACTTCAAGAGACGAGATTGCTCGAGGATTTGAGTTGATTCGAAAGGGCAGAGAGAAA GGTCTTCTTGAAGAAACCCAAATCTCAGAATGGCTTGTATCTCGGTGTTTAGATAGCCGATTAGGTACTTACCCTGACATGCTTATTCGAACTAGTGGAGAGAAGCGATTAAGTGATTTTCTTCTGTGGCAG TGTTCCTCGAGTCATATTTATTTCGATGACGTTTTATGGCCAGAATTCAACTATTGGCATCTGTGCAAAGCAATTCTTTCCTATCAGTACCACTGCAGCACCATACAG GAAATTCAACGAAGAATAGAGGCAAATGAACCTTCCACCGAAGAAAGACTAGCACTGGAACCATTCCTTGAGTATGTGGAAGAGTTGCACAATTCAGCGTTACATGATTTTGCATGTTTAGAAATATAG
- a CDS encoding hypothetical protein (NECATOR_CHRIII.G12262.T1): MLKADYGYGRTEGRVIASIPRQHSGFDRSYFYKKRPLSLNVVNIRLLVAYGFSVFTDQWELNVMKWQETAMRTTKHLYGGTQPKMITLGGTHSLGP, from the exons ATGTTAAAGGCCGACTACGGCTACGGTAGGACTGAAGGTCGCGTTATCGCGTCAATACCTCGTCAACACAGCGGTTTCGACAGGTCGTACTTCTAT aaaaaaagaccgCTGAGTCTCAACGTCGTGAACATTCGACTTCTTGTGGCGTACGGTTTCTCCGTCTTCACTGATCAGTGGGAATTAAAT GTGATGAAATGGCAGGAGACAGCGATGCGAACGACGAAGCATCTGTATGGTGGAACACAGCCAAAAATGATAACGCTTGGTGGCACTCATTCGCTAGGGCCATAG